In Populus nigra chromosome 1, ddPopNigr1.1, whole genome shotgun sequence, one genomic interval encodes:
- the LOC133673679 gene encoding uncharacterized protein LOC133673679 isoform X1: MEESSEVHSEENRVSLEKNLKRTVKTPAQVIALESFYNEHKYPTEEMKSELADRIGLTEKQISSWFCHRRLKDKRLKDEGYTNGRQDRSSSILHDRGSGLRQDSCGSTKQGDYRNIDPREVESQRLYGQDFHTADLTYDRTSRYTGNVSGIDDMSSRSSSSLQDKFVSQREDPYDTETSKYLAQNGASMPLIPKGAENFGYKPSGYLKVKGEIENAAITAVKMQLGRHYKEDGPPLGVDFQSLPPSAFASPSRDPVNGPIYVGDLVGMRSPDVSGVRKQPSLSGRYEVYSTKMSSHDSYTEGANCNPEHGSDSHERKSRHHLEQKSTYNGSNSNAGGNSTMDMPDDLAVETSVYRSKRNYRTSSKHDFEGRRSDSLATHHGPHGRRKKTEAWLHDCDNDNSKIARRNDYMSKPSQSILGPGKSLVTEERAPFTKTEKEEKLYGEMKRMKGSHDSVRVKRHPRDETAVAKRFRADFPQQEHVTKASVSGMRRRTNLTEGSVMERPSSFSEDETAETSSSAE, encoded by the exons ATGGAAG AATCAAGTGAAGTGCATTCTGAAGAGAATAGAGTTTCTCTAGAGAAGAATTTAAAAAGGACAGTCAAGACGCCAGCCCAGGTTATTGCTTTGGAGAGCTTTTATAATG AGCACAAATATCCTACGGAGGAAATGAAATCAGAACTTGCAGACCGAATTGGGTTGACAGAAAAGCAAATATCTAGCTGGTTTTGCCACAGAAGGTTAAAAGACAAAAGATTGAAGGATGAAGGATACACTAATGGACGACAAGATCGGTCTAGCAGTATTCTTCATGATCGTGGTAGTGGATTGAGGCAAGATTCATGTGGCAGTACTAAACAAGGTGATTATAGGAATATCGATCCAAGGGAAGTTGAAAGCCAGAGACTTTATGGTCAAGATTTTCATACTGCTGATCTAACCTATGACCGTACAAGTCGCTATACAGGGAATGTTAGCGGCATTGATGATATGTCTTCAAGAAGTAGCTCATCGTTGCAAGATAAGTTTGTTTCTCAAAGAGAGGATCCTTATGATACAGAAACCTCAAAGTACCTAGCACAGAATGGAGCTTCCATGCCATTAATTCCCAAGGGTGCTGAGAATTTTGGGTATAAACCATCAGGATATTTGAAAGTGAAGGGCGAAATTGAGAATGCTGCTATTACCGCTGTCAAGATGCAATTGGGCAGGCATTATAAGGAGGATGGTCCACCTCTTGGTGTTGACTTCCAGTCACTCCCTCCTAGTGCATTTGCATCCCCAAGTAGAGATCCAGTCAATG GACCAATCTATGTAGGAGATCTTGTTGGGATGCGTTCTCCTGATGTTTCTGGAGTTCGAAAGCAACCCAGTCTCAGTGGT AGATATGAAGTATATAGCACCAAGATGAGTTCTCATGATTCATATACAGAGGGAGCAAATTGTAATCCCGAGCATGGATCCGATTCTCATGAGAGAAAATCCCGTCACCATCTAGAACAGAAGTCTACCTATAATGGCTCCAATTCTAATGCAGGCGGGAACTCTACCATGGATATGCCTGATGATCTTGCTGTTGAAACATCAGTCTATAGAAGCAAAAGAAATTATAGGACGAGCTCTAAGCATGATTTTGAAGGGAGAAGATCAGATTCTCTTGCAACCCATCATGGCCCTCATGGTAGGAGAAAAAAGACAGAAGCTTGGTTGCATGATTGTGATAATGACAATTCTAAGATAGCTCGAAGGAATGACTACATGTCTAAGCCTTCACAATCGATTCTTGGACCTGGAAAATCTCTTGTTACAGAGGAGAGAGCACCATTTACAAAGACTGAAAAG GAGGAAAAGCTTTATGGAGAAATGAAGAGAATGAAAGGCTCGCATGATTCAGTTAGAGTAAAGAGGCATCCGAGAGATGAAACAGCT GTTGCAAAAAGATTCAGAGCTGACTTTCCACAGCAAGAACATGTGACAAAAGCATCAGTTTCTGGTATGCGCCGAAGAACAAATCTGACTGAAGG GTCTGTCATGGAGAGGCCATCTAGTTTCAGCGAGGATGAAACTGCAGAAACCAGTTCTTCAGCAGAATGA
- the LOC133673679 gene encoding uncharacterized protein LOC133673679 isoform X2 has product MEESSEVHSEENRVSLEKNLKRTVKTPAQVIALESFYNEHKYPTEEMKSELADRIGLTEKQISSWFCHRRLKDKRLKDEGYTNGRQDRSSSILHDRGSGLRQDSCGSTKQGDYRNIDPREVESQRLYGQDFHTADLTYDRTSRYTGNVSGIDDMSSRSSSSLQDKFVSQREDPYDTETSKYLAQNGASMPLIPKGAENFGYKPSGYLKVKGEIENAAITAVKMQLGRHYKEDGPPLGVDFQSLPPSAFASPSRDPVNGPIYVGDLVGMRSPDVSGVRKQPSLSGRYEVYSTKMSSHDSYTEGANCNPEHGSDSHERKSRHHLEQKSTYNGSNSNAGGNSTMDMPDDLAVETSVYRSKRNYRTSSKHDFEGRRSDSLATHHGPHGRRKKTEAWLHDCDNDNSKIARRNDYMSKPSQSILGPGKSLVTEERAPFTKTEKEEKLYGEMKRMKGSHDSVRVKRHPRDETAVAKRFRADFPQQEHVTKASVSGMRRRTNLTEG; this is encoded by the exons ATGGAAG AATCAAGTGAAGTGCATTCTGAAGAGAATAGAGTTTCTCTAGAGAAGAATTTAAAAAGGACAGTCAAGACGCCAGCCCAGGTTATTGCTTTGGAGAGCTTTTATAATG AGCACAAATATCCTACGGAGGAAATGAAATCAGAACTTGCAGACCGAATTGGGTTGACAGAAAAGCAAATATCTAGCTGGTTTTGCCACAGAAGGTTAAAAGACAAAAGATTGAAGGATGAAGGATACACTAATGGACGACAAGATCGGTCTAGCAGTATTCTTCATGATCGTGGTAGTGGATTGAGGCAAGATTCATGTGGCAGTACTAAACAAGGTGATTATAGGAATATCGATCCAAGGGAAGTTGAAAGCCAGAGACTTTATGGTCAAGATTTTCATACTGCTGATCTAACCTATGACCGTACAAGTCGCTATACAGGGAATGTTAGCGGCATTGATGATATGTCTTCAAGAAGTAGCTCATCGTTGCAAGATAAGTTTGTTTCTCAAAGAGAGGATCCTTATGATACAGAAACCTCAAAGTACCTAGCACAGAATGGAGCTTCCATGCCATTAATTCCCAAGGGTGCTGAGAATTTTGGGTATAAACCATCAGGATATTTGAAAGTGAAGGGCGAAATTGAGAATGCTGCTATTACCGCTGTCAAGATGCAATTGGGCAGGCATTATAAGGAGGATGGTCCACCTCTTGGTGTTGACTTCCAGTCACTCCCTCCTAGTGCATTTGCATCCCCAAGTAGAGATCCAGTCAATG GACCAATCTATGTAGGAGATCTTGTTGGGATGCGTTCTCCTGATGTTTCTGGAGTTCGAAAGCAACCCAGTCTCAGTGGT AGATATGAAGTATATAGCACCAAGATGAGTTCTCATGATTCATATACAGAGGGAGCAAATTGTAATCCCGAGCATGGATCCGATTCTCATGAGAGAAAATCCCGTCACCATCTAGAACAGAAGTCTACCTATAATGGCTCCAATTCTAATGCAGGCGGGAACTCTACCATGGATATGCCTGATGATCTTGCTGTTGAAACATCAGTCTATAGAAGCAAAAGAAATTATAGGACGAGCTCTAAGCATGATTTTGAAGGGAGAAGATCAGATTCTCTTGCAACCCATCATGGCCCTCATGGTAGGAGAAAAAAGACAGAAGCTTGGTTGCATGATTGTGATAATGACAATTCTAAGATAGCTCGAAGGAATGACTACATGTCTAAGCCTTCACAATCGATTCTTGGACCTGGAAAATCTCTTGTTACAGAGGAGAGAGCACCATTTACAAAGACTGAAAAG GAGGAAAAGCTTTATGGAGAAATGAAGAGAATGAAAGGCTCGCATGATTCAGTTAGAGTAAAGAGGCATCCGAGAGATGAAACAGCT GTTGCAAAAAGATTCAGAGCTGACTTTCCACAGCAAGAACATGTGACAAAAGCATCAGTTTCTGGTATGCGCCGAAGAACAAATCTGACTGAAGGGTAG
- the LOC133681075 gene encoding signal peptide peptidase-like, translated as MKNCERIANFALAGLTLAPLFVKVDPNLNVILTACLAVYVGCYRSVKPTPPSETMSNEHAMRFPFVGSAMLLSLFLLFKFLSKDLVNAVLTCYFFVLGIVALSATILPAIKRYLPKHWNDDVISWNFPYFRSLDIEFTRSQIVAAIPGTFFCAWYASQKHWLANNILGLAFCIQGIEMLSLGSFKTGAILLAGLFVYDIFWVFFTPVMVSVAKSFDAPIKLLFPTADAARPFSMLGLGDIVIPGIFVALALRFDVSRGKDSQYFKSAFLGYAAGLVLTIIVMNWFQAAQPALLYIVPAVIGFLAAHVLWNGEVKPLMEFDESKTAVSSQEDSGTSSSKKVE; from the exons GTTTAACATTGGCACCACTTTTTGTGAAGGTAGATCCAAACTTAAATGTGATCTTGACTGCATGCCTGGCAGTTTATGTCGGTTGCTATCGATCTGTCAAGCCTACCCCACCTTCA GAGACCATGTCTAATGAACATGCAATGCGCTTTCCCTTTGTCGGAAGTGCTATGCTGTTATCATTATTCTTACTCTTCAAGTTTCTTTCAAAAGATTTGGTTAATGCTGTTCTGACCTGTTACTTTTTTGTGCTTGGAATCGTCGCACTTTC GGCAACAATTTTACCAGCTATAAAACGTTATTTGCCTAAGCATTGGAATGATGATGTCATTTCTTGGAATTTTCCATACTTCCGTT CTTTGGATATTGAGTTCACAAGATCTCAAATTGTTGCGGCTATTCCTGGAACATTCTTTTGTGCTTGGTATGCTTCCCAAAAGCATTGGCTGGCCAACAATATTTTGGGCTTGGCTTTCTGTATCCAG GGAATTGAAATGCTTTCCCTTGGTTCTTTTAAGACTGGTGCCATCCTCTTG GCTGGACTTTTTGTATATGACATTTTCTGGGTTTTCTTCACTCCTGTGATGGTTAGCGTGGCAAAATCTTTTGATGCACCTATTAAG CTTTTGTTCCCCACAGCTGATGCTGCGAGACCATTTTCCATGCTCGGACTTGGTGACATTGTGATTCCTG GTATTTTTGTAGCTCTGGCATTGCGATTTGATGTGTCCAGAGGAAAAGACAGCCAGTACTTTAAGAGTGCTTTTCTTGGATATGCAGCTGGTTTAGTCCTTACAATTATTGTCATGAACTGGTTCCAAGCTGCTCAG CCTGCGCTTTTGTATATTGTACCAGCTGTTATAGGATTCTTAGCTGCTCACGTCCTATGGAATGGTGAAGTCAAGCCA TTAATGGAGTTTGATGAGTCCAAGACTGCTGTGTCATCTCAAGAAGATAGTGGAACCAGCTCTAGCAAAAAGGTGGAATGA